The Brassica napus cultivar Da-Ae chromosome C7, Da-Ae, whole genome shotgun sequence genome has a segment encoding these proteins:
- the LOC106393062 gene encoding ER lumen protein-retaining receptor erd-2.2, whose amino-acid sequence MGKRRGVSAVNVVFGWLRHQSKMVKIPLGIILSLILVVFLRFTVKNHNHFFVASELIHAAGIIILIYKLTRQKTCSGLSLKSQEVTAVFLAVRLICSISMEGDIHTVLDFATLVSTLWVIYMIRFKLKASYVKTLDNCHHYYVLVPSAILAFIIHPSTRYTYINRVMWAFCVYLESVSVLPQLRLMQNAQIIEPFTAHYVFALGIARFLACAHWLIQVFETRGRYLWLIGAGYFWFPMALLAEAVQTFILADFCYYYVKSAMEGQLVLKMPV is encoded by the exons ATGGGGAAGAGAAGAGGCGTCTCCGCAGTGAACGTTGTATTCGGGTGGTTGAGACACCAATCGAAAATGGTTAAGATACCTTTAGGGATCATCCTCTCTCTGATCCTCGTCGTGTTTCTTAGATTCACCGTCAAGAATCACAACCACTTCTTTGTTGCCTCTGAGCTCATCCATGCCGCCGGAATCATAATCCTCATCTATAAACTCACCCGTCAAAAGACTTGCTCCG GTCTTTCTTTAAAGTCTCAAGAAGTGACAGCAGTGTTTCTTGCTGTGAGGCTGATCTGCAGTATAAGCATGGAAGGTGATATCCATACAGTTCTGGATTTCGCCACTTTGGTTTCGACTTTGTGGGTCATTTATATGATTCGATTCAAACTGAAAGCATCTTATGTGAAGACTCTGGACAACTGCCACCATTACTATGTG CTTGTTCCATCTGCTATCCTTGCTTTCATTATCCACCCGAGTACGAGATATACTTACATCAACCGTGTCATGTGGGCGTTTTGCGTTTACTTGGAATCTGTCTCTGTTCTGCCTCAGCTTCGATTAATGCAGAATGCTCAA ATCATAGAGCCTTTCACAGCTCATTACGTGTTTGCGCTAGGTATCGCTAGATTTTTAGCATGCGCTCATTGGCTTATCCAG GTCTTTGAGACTCGTGGACGTTACCTATGGCTAATCGGCGCTGGTTACTTCTGGTTCCCGATGGCTCTATTAGCCGAGGCCGTTCAAACCTTCATCCTTGCCGACTTCTGCTACTACTATGTCAAAAG TGCTATGGAGGGTCAGCTCGTACTGAAGATGCCCGTTTAG